ATATCTGCGTCTGCGTATAATTTTTCAGCTTTCGAAAAGCCGCTTGCCGCTGACGAGCGCCAGTGGGGCTGTCTGCAAAGCCTCACCAACCTCCCCGAGGCCAATTGCCCCCCGCCACCCCCGCAGGCTAGGTTGCCACCTCATACCCATCCCGGAGACACCCATGCCCGGCTATTCCGCCCGCCCGCCCGCCCGCAATCCCGACAAGCGTTCTCGACGATGCCGTCACCCGCATCACCCGGTGGGATTTCGAGCCGGGTGCTGCGACCGGCCATCATACTCATGGCCTGGGCTATGTCGTCGTGCCGCTGACCGATTGCCATTTCCTGATCGAGGATGCCTCCGGTGAGCGCCGCGTCACAGCCAGAGCCGGCGAGGCCTATCGCCGCGATGCCGGCGTCGAGCACAATGTGATCAATGGCGGCGACCAGCCGATGAGCTTCATCGAGATCGAGTACAAATGAGCGAGACAGACGAGCAGGCGGTGCCGCAGTTCGTGACCGAGTTCGAGGCGCTGCACGGAATGGCAGTGCCGGTGGCCGAGGGCGTTCAGCGCGTCACCGCACCCAATGCGAGCCCGTTTACCTTTCACGGCACCAACACCTATATCGTTGGCCGGAATTCTGTCTGCGTCATTGATCCAGGCCCGGACAATGACGCGCATTTCGAAGCCCTGATGGCAGCGCTTGAAGGTCGTGAAGTGACCCACATCGCCGTCAGCCACACCCATCGCGATCATTCCCCGCTGGCCCGCCGCCTCAAGCAAAAGACCGGTGCCGTAATCGTGGCCGAAGGCCCGCATCGTCCCTCG
This DNA window, taken from Peteryoungia algae, encodes the following:
- a CDS encoding cupin domain-containing protein is translated as MPPARPPAIPTSVLDDAVTRITRWDFEPGAATGHHTHGLGYVVVPLTDCHFLIEDASGERRVTARAGEAYRRDAGVEHNVINGGDQPMSFIEIEYK